CGTCGCAGTAGCCGCGCAACTGGTCACCTCCTTCACCCTGGCCTACGGCCTGGGTTCGCCGATCTTCGTCGCCCTGACCCCGGCCCATCGCCAGCGTGCCGGCCTGTTGCTGGCCCTGGGTCTGTTCGTCATCGCCAACGCTGCCAGCGCGCTGGCCGAGAGCTTCACCGCGCTGATGGTCTGGCGCGCCATCGCCGGTATCGGCGCCGGCGTCTACCTGGCCATGGGCATCGGCGCCTCGACGGCGGTGTCCACCCCGGAACGCCGCGGCCAGGCCATCGCCATCATCATGGGCGGCATGGCCAGCGGCGTGGTACTGGGCGTGCCGCTCAGCCTGCTGATCGCCGAGCAGTTAGGTTGGCAGGCTGCCCTGTGGCTGGTCACCGGGCTCGGGTTATTGGCGCTCTTCGGGCTGCTGCTCAAGCTTCCGGCGCTGCCGGCAGCCACCGCCAGCACGCTGGGCCAGAAGCTGGCGATCCTCGGCGACGGCCATGTATTGGTCATCCTGCTGGTGTCCCTGCTCGCGGCCATCGCCAGCCTGGGCATGTACACCTTCATCGCCCCACTGCTGGCCGACCCGGCCTACGGGGCGGTGCGCTCGGTCACCCCCTACCTGTGGGTCTGGGGTATCGGCGGCGTGCTGGGCAGCTTCCTGATCGGCCCACTGGTGGACCGCATCAAGGGTCCGGTGCTGACCTTCGCCATCATGCTGATCCTCGCCGTGTCGCTCTTCCTGCTGCCGCTGACGGCGGCCCTCAGCACCTGGCTGGTGATGCTGCCCATCGCCCTGTGGGGTGCCGTCGGCTGGGCCCTGCAGGTGCCGCAGAACAACGAGCTGATCCTCGCGCGCCAGGATCAGGGCGACGGCAACCTGGCCATCGCCCTGAACGAGTCGGCGCTCTACCTGGGCAGCGCCATCGGTGCGGCGGCCGGTGGCTTCGTCCTGCTGTTGCAGATGCCCACCTGGACCCTGGCGGTCAGCGCCGGCGGCGTGGCCGCCCTCGGTGCCCTGCTGCAACTCGTCAACCTGCGTCGTCAGCCGGGATGGACAGGCGACGTGCAAGCCGAACCTTACAACTGATTCATCGCCAGGAGGTGTGGGCATGGAGTTGCGCCATCTTCGTTGTTTCATCGCCGTCGCCGAGGAGCTGCACTTTGCCCGTGCGGCCGCGCGCCTGCATATCGAACAGTCGCCGCTGTCCAGGATCATCAAGGAACTGGAATATCGCCTGGGCGTGCAGCTGTTCGAGCGCACTACGCGGCGCACGCGCCTGACCTGGGCCGGCCAGGTGCTGTTGGAGGAGGCCCGTCGGGTGATAACCGTGGTCGACCAGGCCAAGGCCAGCGTCAAGAGTGCCGCGGCCGGCTACCGCGGACGCATCCGCGTCGCCCTGTCCGACGGCATCCCGCAGGCACGCCTGGCCGCCCTGCTCGCCCAGTGCCGCGAGGAGGAGCCCGAGGTCGAGATTTGCCTGTCGGAGGTCACCTTTAGCGAGCTGGTCAGAGGGCTGAACGACGAGCTGTTCGACATCGGCCTGGCCCAATCCGCCGAAGTCGGTAATGGGCTGGTGGCCGAACCGGTTTGGTTCGATCCACTGGTGGTGGCAGTACCGGCCCGCCATCCCCTGCTGAGCTATCGGCAGGTGCCGCTCAACGAGGTGGTGCGCTATCCCCTGGTGCTCTGCGACCCCCAGGTCTGCGAAGGCTTCTGGCAACAACTGCAGCACGTGCTGGGCACTGTGAATACCTGCCTGACCATCGCCGATCGCGTACCGACCCTGGACCTGATGATGGCGCTGGTGGCGGCGGGCTACGGGCTGGGCTTCTCCAGCCTGGCCAAGATCAGCGGGCTCAACAACCCCGATGTGGTGGCCCGACCACTGGCCGGCTGCCCGGCGATGCTGACCACCTACCTGGTGCGGCGCGATAGCGAACCGGCCGAGCAGATGGCTCGGTTTATCGGACGGCTGAGCCCGGCCGAGGAACGGGCATTGCTGCCCGCACAAACATCACGAGAGGAGATCGCTTGATGAACAAGATTTCGTTGCTACTGAGCGCGCTGCTGCTGAGCGCGTGCGAAAAGCCTATGCCGTTCGAGTCGGCCGAATTTCTCGCCGAGAATCCCGAGCGTCTCAAGGAGCTGAACCTGCAGTGCCGGGCGGACCGTTCCAAGCTGGGCGACGCCCAACGCATACGCTTCATGGGCAAGGGCACCCTACACCCCCTACCCCGTCACGTCCTTCTCAATGCCCGCCCAGGCACCGAAGGTGAAGGCCCACTGAGACAGCAATGAAGCAACCATTTTTTGATCCACAGATGCACAGGTGCTAAATTTGAATCTACAGATCAAAATTGAGGCGCCCGCCATGACAACCGCCATCCAAGCCCAAAGCTTCTCGAAAAGCCAATGCGTGGCGGGCCTGCGTGCGGCGCTGAACATCCTGGACAGGTGGAAGGCGTCCTGCGAGCAGGCCTGCCGTATCTTGCGCATCTCGCGCAGCACCTACACCCGCGCCCGGCAACAAGACTCGGATTGGTCAGTAGGCCTGGATGCCGACCAGATGCAACGCATCAGCTTCGTGCTGAACATCCACGCAACACTGCGCCTGGTGTTCGACAATCCGGAGAACGTCTACGGCTTCCCCGCGATGGCGAACCGCAACGAGTTTTTCAACGGGCGCGCGCCGCTCGAGGTCATGGCCCAGGGCGACATGATCTCGCTGTACGAGACGTTCCGGCGCATCGATACACTGCGCGGTGCCCAGTGGTAGGGCTCGCCAGCCTCGCCGCCCTGGAGGGCGACAGCCTGCAGGCCTATCGCCTGATCAACTCCAAGTTTCCCCCCATCGCCCTGTTCGATGACGTTGCCGACGCCGCGGACTTCGAGGTGCTCTACCAACTCCAGGCACTGACGAACCCAAGGTTGCAGAACGAACTGGGCCGGTTGGAGCTGATTCCCCGCGAGCAGATCCCGTTCGGCATCCCGGGATGTTCCTACGCCACAGCGCCTTTTACCCATGTGAACCCGGCAGGCTCGCGCTTCAGCAATGGCAGCTTTGGCGTCCTCTACCTGGCCGACAGGATGGACACCGCGATTGCTGAGGTGCGTCATCACCAGGAGCACTACTGGTCGAACGTGCCGGACCTGAATTACGAGCGCTTCGTCTTCCGTGGGCTGACCTGCAGCTTCACCGATGCCGGGATGCGGGACGCAACACCGGTGTCGCTGTCTGACCCCATCTATGCCCCCGACGACTACACGCACTCGCATCAACTGGGAAGCGAGACCAAACGAGCAGAGTGCCCGGGCCTGCGTTACAACTCGGTCCGCTCACCCGGTAACATCTGCTGGGCACTGATGACACCACGCCCCGTAACATCAGTCATCCAGGCCGCTCATTTCGAGATGATCTGGAGCGGACAGATTATTAGCGTCAACCGGATTGCCACACTGATAGCCGAATAGCTTCTGGAGCCAGAGCAAAGTACGCCTGGCAGGGCTGCGCTGGATCGCGTACTGCCGGTGACAACGGGCAGAAAGCGGCCAGATGCGGCCATTGACGCACCCTTACTATTGGGCAGTTTATACAGCGTATCTTTGAACCAGGCAGCGGGTTCGATACCCTCCACTTTGGTGGTGGCCAGTAGGCTCTCTGGCCAAGCTGGCCGTGATCAAATATAAGTTATTTGGCTAGCAGTACAAGCCACTAGGCAAGGCGCCGAACGGGCTGCTAAGTAGTAAGCAAAGGCATTCGTGCCTGTAAGTGCGTAGATAGCCAGTCTGGGTCCATCTTTGGCACAGAGGACAGAAGCAACTCGGTATATGGAGGGTGCGGCGCTTCGAAAATTTCGTCTTTTGTTCCTTGCTCGACGACGCGTCCTTTGTGCATAACGACTACACGATCGGAAATTGCACGAACCGTTGAGATATCGTGTGTGATGAACAGATAGGACACTCCGAGCTTTTCCTGAAGTCGCATCAGAAGTTTCAGAATACCCTCTTGAACAATTTGGTCGAGCGCAGAGGTTACTTCATCGCAGATGATTAAGTCAGGCTCAGCCGCAAGCGCACGAGCAATGCAAACTCGTTGCTTTTGACCTCCGGAAAGTTCGCTTGGCAAACGATCGGCAAGAGCTGGGT
The genomic region above belongs to Pseudomonas benzenivorans and contains:
- a CDS encoding MFS transporter → MHTPKQSPIYLIALGAFALGMASYVTAGLIPMIEASFAVSVAVAAQLVTSFTLAYGLGSPIFVALTPAHRQRAGLLLALGLFVIANAASALAESFTALMVWRAIAGIGAGVYLAMGIGASTAVSTPERRGQAIAIIMGGMASGVVLGVPLSLLIAEQLGWQAALWLVTGLGLLALFGLLLKLPALPAATASTLGQKLAILGDGHVLVILLVSLLAAIASLGMYTFIAPLLADPAYGAVRSVTPYLWVWGIGGVLGSFLIGPLVDRIKGPVLTFAIMLILAVSLFLLPLTAALSTWLVMLPIALWGAVGWALQVPQNNELILARQDQGDGNLAIALNESALYLGSAIGAAAGGFVLLLQMPTWTLAVSAGGVAALGALLQLVNLRRQPGWTGDVQAEPYN
- a CDS encoding LysR family transcriptional regulator, coding for MELRHLRCFIAVAEELHFARAAARLHIEQSPLSRIIKELEYRLGVQLFERTTRRTRLTWAGQVLLEEARRVITVVDQAKASVKSAAAGYRGRIRVALSDGIPQARLAALLAQCREEEPEVEICLSEVTFSELVRGLNDELFDIGLAQSAEVGNGLVAEPVWFDPLVVAVPARHPLLSYRQVPLNEVVRYPLVLCDPQVCEGFWQQLQHVLGTVNTCLTIADRVPTLDLMMALVAAGYGLGFSSLAKISGLNNPDVVARPLAGCPAMLTTYLVRRDSEPAEQMARFIGRLSPAEERALLPAQTSREEIA
- a CDS encoding entry exclusion lipoprotein TrbK — translated: MNKISLLLSALLLSACEKPMPFESAEFLAENPERLKELNLQCRADRSKLGDAQRIRFMGKGTLHPLPRHVLLNARPGTEGEGPLRQQ
- a CDS encoding antitoxin Xre-like helix-turn-helix domain-containing protein, translated to MTTAIQAQSFSKSQCVAGLRAALNILDRWKASCEQACRILRISRSTYTRARQQDSDWSVGLDADQMQRISFVLNIHATLRLVFDNPENVYGFPAMANRNEFFNGRAPLEVMAQGDMISLYETFRRIDTLRGAQW
- a CDS encoding RES family NAD+ phosphorylase — encoded protein: MVGLASLAALEGDSLQAYRLINSKFPPIALFDDVADAADFEVLYQLQALTNPRLQNELGRLELIPREQIPFGIPGCSYATAPFTHVNPAGSRFSNGSFGVLYLADRMDTAIAEVRHHQEHYWSNVPDLNYERFVFRGLTCSFTDAGMRDATPVSLSDPIYAPDDYTHSHQLGSETKRAECPGLRYNSVRSPGNICWALMTPRPVTSVIQAAHFEMIWSGQIISVNRIATLIAE